From a single Lolium rigidum isolate FL_2022 chromosome 7, APGP_CSIRO_Lrig_0.1, whole genome shotgun sequence genomic region:
- the LOC124670320 gene encoding protein C2-DOMAIN ABA-RELATED 5-like has translation MECLLGLLKVKVVRGLNLAICDPLSHSSDPYVVIHLGQQKVKSSIKYKTINPEWNEELTLSITNMMLPVKIDVFDHDTFTKDDSMGDAEFCILDFVEVAKKDLNGLPDGTVMKTLHPDKDNCLAAESHIKWKDGKVTQDIFLKLRNTETGELVLHLEWVSIPGITH, from the exons ATGGAGTGCCTGCTTGGGCTGCTCAAGGTGAAGGTGGTGCGCGGGCTCAACTTGGCCATCTGTGACCCCCTCTCCCACAGCAGCGACCCCTACGTCGTCATCCACCTCGGCCAGCAG AAAGTGAAGTCCAGTATCAAATATAAGACCATCAACCCAGAATGGAACGAGGAGCTCACCCTGTCCATCACAAACATGATGCTCCCGGTTAAGATT GATGTCTTTGACCACGATACTTTCACCAAGGATGACAGCATGGGCGACGCAGAGTTCTGCATCCTCGACTTTGTCGAAGTCGCCAAGAAGGACCTGAACGGCCTCCCCGATGGCACGGTGATGAAGACGCTCCACCCTGATAAGGACAACTGCTTGGCAGCCGAGAGCCACATCAAATGGAAGGACGGCAAGGTCACCCAGGACATCTTCCTGAAGCTCAGGAACACCGAGACCGGCGAGCTAGTCCTGCACCTCGAGTGGGTTAGCATCCCAGGTATCACGCACTGA
- the LOC124670319 gene encoding receptor-like protein 4: protein MRGGGAMRHRFLQLLLAVSASSALLAVLAADLNKEPFTIRISCGSFDDVHTAPTNTLWYRDFGYTGGRFANATRPSFIVPPLKTIRYFPLSDGPENCYYINNVPNGHYQVRLFFALVADPNLDSEPIFDVSVEGTLFSSLLSGWSSDDEKTFAEALVFVQDSSLSVCFHSTGHGDPSILSIELLQIDDNAYKFGPLWGNGTVLRTAKRLTCGSGKPAFDEDLNGIHWGGDRFWLGLKTFSSSSDDQTISTENVIAETLLAPNFYPQSMYQSAIVGTDRQPTLSFEMDVTPNKNYSVWLHFAEIENGITAEEQRVFDVLINGDTAFKDIDIVRMTGERFTALVLNKTVAVSGTTLKITLQPLEGTRAIVSAIEVFEIIPAEMKTLTEEVTALRTLKGSLGLPLRFGWNGDPCVPQQHPWSGVDCQFDGTKRNWIIDGLGLDNQGLRGVIPSDVSKLQHVQSINFSGNSMKGNIPLSLGTISGLRVLDLSYNELNGSIPESLGELTSLQTLNLNGNDLSGRVPATLGGRPLHRVRFNFTDNAGLCGIPGLRECGPHLSVTAKIGMAFGVLVAFLLLVVFAACWWKRRQNIIRGQKLAAAREAPYAKSRTHFTRDVQMGKPHRPHESSRGGNSESSPHLLS, encoded by the exons GCTTCGACGATGTCCACACGGCGCCTACCAACACATTGTGGTACCGGGATTTCGGTTATACCGGTGGCAGGTTTGCAAATGCCACTCGCCCCAGCTTTATCGTGCCCCCGCTCAAGACTATTCGCTATTTTCCTCTGTCTGATGGCCCTgaaaattgttactacatcaacAATGTTCCCAATGGGCACTACCAAGTTAGGCTATTCTTTGCCCTTGTCGCTGATCCTAATCTTGATAGCGAGCCAATATTTGATGTTTCTGTTGAGGGCACTCTGTTCAGTTCTTTGCTTTcgggctggagcagcgacgatgaGAAGACGTTTGCGGAGGCCCTGGTTTTCGTCCAAGACTCGAGCTTATCCGTTTGCTTCCACAGCACAGGTCATGGGGATCCATCGATTCTTTCTATTGAACTTCTCCAAATAGATGATAACGCCTATAAGTTTGGTCCGCTGTGGGGAAATGGTACAGTGCTTAGAACTGCTAAAAGATTGACATGTGGTTCTGGGAAGCCAGCTTTTGACGAAGATCTAAATGGTATCCACTGGGGTGGTGACAGGTTCTGgttagggttgaaaactttttcatCTAGTTCTGACGACCAAACTATATCGACTGAAAATGTTATAGCAGAGACATTGCTTGCACCCAATTTTTATCCTCAGAGCATGTACCAATCAGCTATCGTGGGTACTGATAGGCAACCGACCTTATCCTTTGAAATGGATGTCACCCCAAACAAGAACTACTCTGTATGGCTTCACTTTGCAGAGATTGAAAATGGAATAACTGCAGAAGAGCAAAGGGTTTTTGATGTACTAATCAACGGTGACACTGCTTTCAAGGATATTGATATAGTACGGATGACAGGAGAGCGTTTTACTGCACTTGTTCTGAATAAGACTGTTGCTGTCAGTGGGACAACACTAAAAATCACCTTGCAGCCTCTTGAAGGGACACGTGCTATAGTTAGTGCGATTGAGGTGTTTGAGATCATTCCAGCTGAAATGAAGACCTTAACTGAAGAAG TAACTGCTCTGCGGACTTTGAAGGGTTCGCTTGGTCTTCCTCTTCGATTCGGCTGGAACGGAGACCCCTGTGTTCCTCAGCAGCATCCGTGGAGTGGAGTTGATTGCCAGTTTGATGGCACCAAGAGGAATTGGATCATTGATGGGCT TGGTCTTGACAACCAAGGTTTGAGAGGAGTTATACCTAGTGACGTATCTAAGCTGCAGCATGTTCAAAGCAT AAACTTTAGCGGTAATAGCATGAAGGGCAATATACCATTGTCTTTGGGTACCATCTCAGGGCTACGAGTACT TGATCTTTCATACAATGAACTGAATGGTTCTATTCCGGAGAGCCTTGGTGAGCTGACATCGTTACAGACACT GAATCTAAATGGCAATGATCTTTCAGGAAGGGTTCCAGCCACTCTGGGAGGAAGACCTCTACACAGAGTTAGATTCAA CTTTACGGACAATGCTGGGTTGTGTGGAATTCCTGGTTTACGTGAGTGTGGCCCGCATTTATCGGTGACTGCAAAGATTGGCATGGCTTTCGGAGTACTTGTAGCTTTTCTGTTACTAGTTGTATTTGCAGCGTGCTGGTGGAAGAGGAGGCAGAACATTATCCGTGGTCAGAAACTAGCTGCAG CAAGGGAAGCTCCTTATGCTAAATCGAGGACCCACTTTACAAGGGATGTGCAAATGGGCAAACCTCACCGCCCACATGAAAGCTCTCGAGGTGGCAACAGTGAAAGCTCACCACATTTGCTTTCCTAG